The Halomonas sp. THAF5a genome segment GTCACGTAGTCGGTGAACTCGATGATTTCGACCTCGAGGCCGTACTCGCGCTCGGCGATCTCGGCGGCGACCTTCATGACGTCGGTCTCGGGGCCGGCCACGGTGCCGACCTTGATGGCGTGCTCGTCGGCCAGGGCAGCGCCGGCGGCGAGGGTCAGGGCGGAGGCGGTCAGGGTACCGATCAGGGTCTTGCGCATGTCGCGATGCTCCTTGTGAAAGACGAGTCGAGCTCGATACTAACGGAATAAGCAGAAAAAATGTAATGCATTCTGGTTATTTCAGAGGGCGCATCACTTATGGTCGCTCTTGCGCACCAGATAATCGCCCAGGCTCTGGAAGCCCTGCACCATCACCACCAGGATCACCACGGTGATCAGCATGATGGTGGGGTTGAAGCGGTTGTAGCCATAGCGGATGCCCAGGTCGCCGAGCCCGCCGCCACCCACGGCGCCGGCCATGGCCGAGTAGCTGACCAGGGTGACGGCGGTCACCGTCAGGGCGGTGAAGATGCCGCCGCGCGCCTCGGGCACCAGCACCTTGGTGATGATCTGCCAGGGCGTGGCGCCCATGGACTGGGCGGCCTCGACGAGCCCCGGCGGGATCTCGTTGAGCGCCCCCTCGACCAGGCGTGCCACGAAGGGTATCGCGGCGATGGTCAGCGGCACGGCGGCGGCGTTGGTCCCGATCGAGGTGCCCACCAGCGTCCGCGTCAGCGGAATGATGGCGACCATCAGGATGATGAAGGGGATGGAGCGGCCGATGTTGGTGATGGCGCCCAGCACCCGGTTGAGGGTGGGCTCGGCGAGTATCTGCCGCGGCCGGGTGACGTAGAGCAGCACGCCTAGAGGGATGCCGACGAGGGCCGAGATCACCCCCGAGACCGCCACCATGTAGAGGGTGTCGAGGGTGGCCTCGAGAATCAGTTCAATCATCGCGCTGGACATGGCCGAGCACCTCCACCTGCAGGTCGTGGGATTCGAGATAGTCCAGGGCTTCGCGGGTCTTCTCCGCCGGCCCCATCAGTTCGGCGATCATCAGGCCCAGGGTGCGATCCTGGATCGACTCCACCTTGGCCTGGAGGATGCTGACGTCGACGCCGCACTCGCGGGCCAGTCGCGAGATCAACGGGGTCGAGACGGCGTCGCCCGAGAAGGCGAGGCGCACCACCGGGTGGCTGGTGGGGCCGGGCGTCTCCTCGAGGCGCTCGATCAGCGCCTGGGGCGGCTCGAGCTCGAGGAAGTCGTTGAGGAAGTCGCGGCCGAGCCGGGTGCGGGGCGCGGTGAAGAAGTCGCCCACCTCGGCTTCCTCGACGAGCTCGCCGTCGGAGATCAGGCTGACCCGGTGGCAGATCGACTTCACCACCTCCATCTCGTGGGTGATCAGCAGGATGGTCAGGCCGAGCTTGCGGTTGATGTCGCGCAGCAGCTCGAGGATTGAGCCGGTGGTGTGGGGGTCCAGCGCCGAGGTGGCCTCGTCGCAGAGCAGCACCTTGGGGCGGCTGGCCAGCGCTCGGGCGATCGCCACGCGCTGCTTCTGGCCACCGGAGAGCTGGGCGGGGTACTGGCGCGCCTTGTCGGCCAGGCCCACCAGCTCGAGCAGCGGCAGCACCCGCTCCTTGATCTCGGCGCGCTTCATGCCCATCAGTTCAAGCGGCAGGGCGACGTTGTCGAAGACGGTGCGCGAGGTCAGCAGGTTGAAATGCTGGAAGATCATGCCGATGCGGTGGCGTGCCTGGTTGAGCGCCGCACCGGAGAGGGCAGTCAGCTCCTGGCCGTCCACGGTCACGGTGCCCGTGGTGGGGCGTTCGAGCAGGTTGACGCAGCGAATCAGCGTGGACTTGCCGGCACCGGAGAGGCCGATCACGCCGTGGATCTCGCCCTTGGGCACGTGCAGGTTGGCGTGTTTGAGCGCCGTCACCGCGTTGGGGCCGCCACTGCGCCCCTTGGGGTAATAGGTCTTGGAAACGTCGTGTAGTCGAATCATCGCAGCCGCCGGTGGGGCGCCGGCCGGGCGGGCGTGGCAGCGTCGGGCATAAGAAAAGGCCACCCTGACGGGTGGCCATCAACGCTGGACACACCCTTTTAGCTGCACTTCACGCCGCGGGTTGCCTCGAGAGGCGCTCCACGACGTCGGCGCCCGCAATCCGGGTTCAAATCGGCGCCTTCAAAATGTAGCGCGAAAGTCTATGTTTCAAACGCCCGATCGTCAAGGGTGCCAGGCCATGCCGCCATTAAGGGCGCTTCGATATGGTGATATTTTCTGCGCCGTCGCCCATGCGTGGTGATCATGGCGGGTCGAAAGGGCGTCGGGAGGGCACGATGCCGTGGATGGACGCGCAGGGCCGGGTTTCCTAGACTGGCCGCTTTGGCGGGCCGCCAGGACCGCCCCGCACGAGGAGCATCCATGTTCACAGGCATCGTACAGGGCACCGCTGAGGTGGTGGCCATCCAGGAGGCCGAGGCCTTCCGCACCCACGTGCTGGCGCTGCCGGCACCGCTCAACGAGGGCTTGGCGCTGGGCGCCTCGGTGGCCCATAACGGCGTCTGCCTCACGGTGACCGCCATCGAGGGGGAGCGGATCAGCTTCGATCTGATGCGCGAGACCCTGCGCGTGACCAATCTCGGTGCGCTGAAGGAGGGCGATCGCGTCAATATCGAGCGCGCGGCCCGCTTCGGTGACGAGATCGGTGGCCACGCCATGTCCGGCCACGTCATGGGCATGGCCGAGCTCGTCGAGCTCGACGAGGCGCCCAACAACCGCCGCCTGTGGTT includes the following:
- a CDS encoding methionine ABC transporter permease — protein: MSSAMIELILEATLDTLYMVAVSGVISALVGIPLGVLLYVTRPRQILAEPTLNRVLGAITNIGRSIPFIILMVAIIPLTRTLVGTSIGTNAAAVPLTIAAIPFVARLVEGALNEIPPGLVEAAQSMGATPWQIITKVLVPEARGGIFTALTVTAVTLVSYSAMAGAVGGGGLGDLGIRYGYNRFNPTIMLITVVILVVMVQGFQSLGDYLVRKSDHK
- a CDS encoding methionine ABC transporter ATP-binding protein, with amino-acid sequence MIRLHDVSKTYYPKGRSGGPNAVTALKHANLHVPKGEIHGVIGLSGAGKSTLIRCVNLLERPTTGTVTVDGQELTALSGAALNQARHRIGMIFQHFNLLTSRTVFDNVALPLELMGMKRAEIKERVLPLLELVGLADKARQYPAQLSGGQKQRVAIARALASRPKVLLCDEATSALDPHTTGSILELLRDINRKLGLTILLITHEMEVVKSICHRVSLISDGELVEEAEVGDFFTAPRTRLGRDFLNDFLELEPPQALIERLEETPGPTSHPVVRLAFSGDAVSTPLISRLARECGVDVSILQAKVESIQDRTLGLMIAELMGPAEKTREALDYLESHDLQVEVLGHVQRDD
- a CDS encoding riboflavin synthase subunit alpha; the protein is MFTGIVQGTAEVVAIQEAEAFRTHVLALPAPLNEGLALGASVAHNGVCLTVTAIEGERISFDLMRETLRVTNLGALKEGDRVNIERAARFGDEIGGHAMSGHVMGMAELVELDEAPNNRRLWFEVPASLGRYLFDKGYIGVDGISLTIGATRPATAEHGPRFCVDLIPETLARTILVDRVPGDRVNIEIDPQTQAIVETVERVLEARGV